Proteins encoded together in one Otariodibacter oris window:
- the rpoC gene encoding DNA-directed RNA polymerase subunit beta', which produces MKDLVKFLKAQSKSNDDFDVIKIGLASPDKIRSWSFGEVKKPETINYRTFKPERDGLFCARIFGPVKDYECLCGKYKRLKHRGVICEKCGVEVTQTKVRRERMGHIELACPVAHIWFLKSLPSRIGLILDMPLRDIERVLYFESYVVIEPGMTDLEKNQLLTEEQFMEAEERWGDEFEAKMGAEAIQVLLKELDLDHQCEMLREELQTTNSETKRKKITKRLKLLEAFMQSGNKPEWMILTVLPVLPPDLRPLVPLDGGRFATSDLNDLYRRVINRNNRLKRLLDLIAPDIIVRNEKRMLQESVDALLDNGRRGRAITGSNKRPLKSLADMIKGKQGRFRQNLLGKRVDYSGRSVITVGPYLRLHQCGLPKKMALELFRPFIYSKLENRGIASTIKAAKKMVEREDPIVWDILAEVIREHPILLNRAPTLHRLGIQAFEPLLIEGKAIQLHPLVCAAFNADFDGDQMAVHVPLTLEAQLEARALMMSTNNVLSPANGDPIIVPSQDVVLGLYYMTREKVNAKGEGMYFLDPREAEKAYRTGQAELHARVKVRITEYTKDENGEFVKSTNLIDTTVGRSILWMIAPKGMPFKLFNQTLGKKAISKLINESYRRLGLKESVVFADQIMYTGFAYAARSGSSVGIDDMVIPEQKYSIISAAETEVAEIQEQFNSGLVTAGERYNKVIDIWAAANERVAKAMMENLSQEEVINREGNPEKQASFNSIFMMADSGARGSAAQIRQLAGMRGLMARPDGSIIETPITANFREGLNVLQYFISTHGARKGLADTALKTANSGYLTRRLVDVAQDLVIVEDDCGTHEGIVMTALIEGGDVKEALRDRVLGRVVAEDVLKPGTEEVLIPRNTLIDEKWCDVIDAESVDQIKVRSVVTCNTDFGVCAKCYGRDLARGHLINQGEAVGVIAAQSIGEPGTQLTMRTFHIGGAASAAAKESSVQVKNTGTLKLANAKSVTNKDGKIVLTSRNTELTIIDAFGRTKENYKVPYGAVLSKGDGEEVTAGEIVANWDPHTMPIVSEVSGFIQFSDVVDGLTVTRQTDDLTGLSSIVVQDVGERATAGKDLRPALKLVDAKGNDILINDTPVQYFLPGKAIVTLSDGAEIGTGEALARIPQESTATKDITGGLPRVADLFEARKPKEPAILAEISGIVSFGKETKGKRRLLITPAEGETYEEMIPKWRQLNVFEGEMVQRGDIISDGAETPHDILRLRGVHAVTDYIVNEVQEVYRLQGVKINDKHIEVIVRQMLRKAVITQAYDSEFLEGEQVEVARVKIVNRQREAEGKPLVEFERELLGITKASLATESFISAASFQETTRVLTEAAVAGKRDELRGLKENVIVGRLIPAGTGFAYHQNRNKKRVAPEVVEAPVDPVSAFATAEEIEAETQNLVADEATQSLAALLNAGLDADE; this is translated from the coding sequence GTGAAAGACTTAGTTAAGTTTTTAAAAGCACAATCAAAATCAAATGACGATTTCGATGTAATTAAGATTGGTTTAGCATCGCCAGATAAGATCCGTTCGTGGTCTTTCGGTGAAGTTAAAAAACCAGAAACAATCAACTACCGTACATTCAAACCAGAACGTGACGGTCTTTTCTGTGCCAGAATCTTTGGACCAGTAAAAGATTACGAATGTCTTTGCGGTAAATATAAACGCTTAAAACACCGTGGTGTTATTTGTGAAAAATGTGGTGTTGAAGTTACACAAACTAAAGTACGTCGTGAACGTATGGGACACATTGAATTAGCTTGTCCAGTAGCACACATTTGGTTCTTAAAATCATTACCATCTCGTATCGGTTTGATTTTAGATATGCCATTACGTGATATTGAACGTGTACTTTATTTCGAATCTTATGTTGTTATTGAACCAGGTATGACTGATCTTGAGAAAAATCAGTTATTAACCGAAGAACAATTTATGGAAGCGGAAGAGCGTTGGGGCGATGAATTTGAAGCAAAAATGGGTGCAGAAGCTATCCAAGTATTGCTCAAAGAATTAGATTTAGATCACCAATGCGAAATGTTACGTGAAGAATTGCAAACAACAAATTCTGAAACTAAACGTAAAAAAATCACAAAACGCTTAAAATTACTTGAAGCATTTATGCAATCTGGTAACAAACCAGAATGGATGATCTTAACGGTATTACCAGTACTTCCACCCGATCTTCGTCCATTAGTACCACTCGATGGCGGACGTTTTGCGACTTCAGATCTAAACGATTTATATCGTCGTGTAATCAACCGTAATAACCGTTTAAAACGTTTATTAGACTTAATCGCACCAGATATTATCGTGCGTAACGAAAAACGTATGTTACAAGAATCTGTGGACGCATTATTAGATAATGGTCGTCGTGGTCGTGCAATTACAGGTTCAAACAAACGTCCATTAAAATCTTTGGCTGATATGATCAAAGGTAAACAAGGTCGTTTCCGTCAAAACTTATTAGGTAAACGTGTTGACTATTCAGGCCGTTCTGTAATCACAGTAGGTCCATACTTACGTCTACATCAATGTGGTTTACCGAAAAAAATGGCATTGGAATTATTCCGTCCATTTATTTATTCAAAATTAGAAAATCGTGGCATTGCATCAACAATCAAAGCTGCGAAGAAAATGGTTGAGCGTGAAGATCCAATCGTATGGGATATTCTTGCTGAAGTTATCCGTGAACACCCGATTCTACTTAACCGTGCACCAACACTTCACCGTTTGGGTATCCAAGCGTTTGAACCATTGTTGATTGAAGGTAAAGCGATTCAGTTACACCCTCTTGTTTGTGCGGCGTTCAATGCGGACTTCGATGGTGACCAAATGGCGGTTCACGTTCCATTAACACTTGAAGCTCAGTTAGAAGCTCGTGCGTTAATGATGTCAACCAATAACGTACTTTCACCAGCAAACGGTGATCCAATCATCGTTCCATCACAAGACGTTGTTTTAGGCTTGTACTATATGACACGTGAAAAAGTGAATGCGAAAGGTGAAGGAATGTACTTCTTAGACCCGCGTGAAGCTGAAAAAGCGTATCGTACTGGTCAGGCAGAATTACACGCTCGCGTTAAAGTACGTATCACTGAATACACTAAAGATGAAAATGGTGAATTTGTTAAATCAACAAACTTAATCGATACTACCGTTGGACGTTCAATCCTGTGGATGATCGCACCAAAAGGTATGCCATTTAAATTGTTCAACCAGACATTAGGTAAAAAAGCAATTTCAAAATTAATTAATGAAAGCTACCGTCGTTTAGGTTTGAAAGAGTCTGTTGTTTTTGCTGATCAAATTATGTATACCGGTTTTGCATATGCAGCACGTTCAGGTTCATCTGTTGGTATTGATGATATGGTTATACCTGAGCAAAAATACAGTATCATTTCAGCAGCAGAAACAGAAGTTGCTGAGATCCAAGAGCAGTTTAACTCGGGTCTTGTCACTGCGGGTGAGCGTTATAATAAAGTGATCGATATTTGGGCGGCAGCGAATGAGCGTGTTGCTAAAGCGATGATGGAAAACCTTTCACAAGAAGAAGTGATCAACCGTGAAGGTAACCCAGAAAAACAAGCCTCATTCAACAGTATCTTTATGATGGCAGACTCTGGAGCGCGTGGTTCTGCGGCACAGATTCGTCAGTTAGCAGGTATGCGTGGATTGATGGCGCGTCCAGATGGCTCAATCATCGAAACACCAATCACAGCGAACTTCCGTGAAGGTCTGAACGTTCTTCAGTACTTTATTTCAACCCACGGTGCGCGTAAAGGTTTGGCGGATACGGCGTTAAAAACTGCGAACTCAGGTTACTTAACTCGTCGTTTAGTTGATGTGGCACAAGACTTAGTTATCGTTGAAGATGACTGTGGTACACACGAAGGTATCGTAATGACAGCCCTTATTGAAGGTGGGGATGTTAAAGAAGCATTGCGTGATCGTGTGTTAGGTCGTGTGGTTGCAGAAGACGTATTAAAACCAGGTACAGAAGAAGTATTAATTCCACGTAATACACTCATTGATGAAAAATGGTGTGATGTGATTGATGCGGAATCTGTGGATCAAATCAAAGTACGTTCAGTAGTAACCTGTAACACAGACTTCGGTGTATGTGCGAAATGTTACGGACGTGACCTTGCTCGTGGACACTTAATCAACCAAGGTGAAGCCGTTGGGGTTATCGCAGCACAATCTATCGGGGAACCAGGTACACAGTTAACCATGCGTACGTTCCATATCGGTGGTGCGGCATCTGCGGCAGCCAAAGAATCAAGCGTACAAGTGAAAAATACGGGTACATTAAAACTTGCTAATGCGAAATCAGTGACCAATAAAGACGGTAAGATCGTATTAACTTCACGTAATACTGAATTAACGATCATTGATGCATTCGGTCGTACCAAAGAAAACTATAAAGTACCTTACGGTGCAGTATTATCGAAAGGCGATGGCGAAGAAGTGACTGCGGGTGAAATAGTTGCAAACTGGGATCCACATACAATGCCTATCGTGTCTGAAGTGAGTGGTTTCATTCAATTCAGTGATGTTGTAGATGGCTTAACAGTAACGCGTCAAACCGATGATCTTACAGGTTTATCATCAATAGTAGTTCAAGATGTCGGTGAACGTGCAACAGCAGGTAAAGATTTACGTCCAGCGTTGAAATTAGTGGATGCAAAAGGTAATGACATTTTAATTAATGACACACCAGTACAATACTTCCTACCAGGTAAAGCAATCGTAACATTAAGCGATGGCGCAGAAATCGGTACAGGGGAAGCATTAGCACGTATTCCACAAGAATCAACAGCAACTAAAGATATTACCGGGGGTCTTCCTCGCGTTGCTGACTTATTTGAAGCTCGTAAACCGAAAGAGCCAGCAATTCTTGCAGAAATTTCAGGTATCGTTTCATTTGGTAAAGAAACTAAAGGAAAACGCCGCTTGTTAATCACTCCAGCAGAAGGCGAAACATACGAAGAAATGATTCCAAAATGGCGTCAGCTTAACGTATTTGAAGGCGAAATGGTTCAACGTGGTGATATTATTTCAGATGGTGCAGAAACACCTCACGATATCTTACGTTTACGTGGCGTACACGCAGTAACAGATTATATCGTTAATGAAGTTCAAGAAGTTTATCGCTTACAAGGGGTAAAAATTAACGATAAACATATCGAAGTTATCGTACGTCAAATGTTACGTAAAGCGGTAATCACTCAAGCTTACGATTCTGAATTCTTAGAAGGTGAGCAAGTTGAAGTAGCTCGCGTGAAGATTGTAAACCGCCAACGTGAAGCGGAAGGTAAACCATTAGTTGAATTTGAACGTGAATTGCTTGGTATTACTAAAGCATCACTTGCAACAGAATCATTTATTTCTGCGGCATCGTTCCAAGAAACAACTCGCGTATTAACCGAAGCTGCGGTAGCAGGTAAACGTGATGAATTACGTGGATTAAAAGAAAACGTTATCGTAGGTCGTTTAATCCCTGCGGGTACAGGTTTTGCTTACCATCAAAATCGTAACAAGAAACGTGTAGCACCTGAAGTGGTTGAAGCACCAGTAGATCCAGTATCTGCATTTGCAACTGCTGAAGAAATCGAAGCGGAAACACAAAATCTTGTTGCTGATGAAGCAACTCAAAGCTTAGCTGCATTATTAAATGCTGGCTTAGATGCTGATGAGTAA
- the tldD gene encoding metalloprotease TldD, translating into MLNKVSSSLLLPSGLQLSDLSNTLDHFATRNIDYADLYFQFSQDESWSLEDSIIKEGGFYIDRGVGVRAVSGEKTGFAYADQISLTQLEQCAMAARSITQDSGKLAIHPFVETKAIKRYASVNPLDTLSREQKVELLHLVDKVARAEDPRVIQVNANLSAIYEEILVSATDSTLAADIRPLVRLSISVLVEKDGKRERGSAGAGGRFGLDWFLEPHITGDSRAVHLAKEAVRQALVNLGAVAAPAGSMPIVLGAGWPGILLHEAVGHGLEGDFNRKESSLFTGKIGQQVTSPLCTIVDDGTLANLRGSLTVDDEGVPSQKNTLIENGILKGYMQDKLNARLMGVAPTGNGRRESYAHLPMPRMTNTYLQEGNDEFEAMIESVDFGLYAPHFSGGQVDITSGKFVFSTAEAYLIEKGRITKPVTGATLIGSGIEAMQQVSMVGKNMELDLGIGTCGKEGQSVPVGVGQPTVKLDKITVGGRG; encoded by the coding sequence ATGTTAAATAAAGTTTCAAGTAGTTTGCTTTTACCAAGTGGATTACAGCTGTCGGATTTATCCAATACCCTTGATCATTTTGCAACACGTAATATTGATTATGCGGATCTCTATTTTCAATTCAGCCAAGATGAAAGTTGGTCGCTAGAAGATAGTATTATCAAAGAAGGTGGATTTTATATTGATCGTGGCGTTGGCGTTCGTGCAGTTTCAGGCGAAAAAACAGGGTTTGCTTATGCGGATCAAATTTCACTTACTCAACTCGAGCAATGTGCAATGGCAGCCCGTAGTATTACCCAAGATTCTGGTAAATTAGCCATTCATCCTTTCGTGGAAACAAAAGCAATTAAACGCTATGCATCAGTTAATCCATTAGACACTTTAAGCCGTGAACAAAAAGTGGAATTACTGCATTTAGTTGATAAAGTGGCGAGAGCGGAAGATCCACGAGTGATTCAAGTTAATGCCAACCTATCAGCAATCTACGAAGAAATTTTAGTGAGTGCAACCGATAGTACTTTAGCAGCGGATATTCGCCCATTAGTTCGTTTATCAATTTCCGTATTAGTAGAAAAAGACGGTAAACGTGAGCGTGGTAGTGCGGGAGCAGGTGGTCGATTTGGCTTAGATTGGTTCTTAGAGCCACACATTACAGGCGATAGTCGAGCAGTGCATCTTGCGAAAGAAGCTGTACGCCAAGCCCTTGTTAATTTAGGTGCAGTAGCAGCACCCGCAGGTTCAATGCCGATTGTGCTTGGTGCAGGCTGGCCGGGAATTTTACTGCACGAAGCAGTTGGACACGGTTTAGAAGGTGATTTCAACCGTAAAGAATCTTCACTGTTTACGGGTAAAATTGGACAACAAGTCACTTCTCCACTCTGTACTATTGTTGATGATGGTACTTTAGCTAATTTACGCGGTTCTCTTACGGTAGATGATGAAGGTGTGCCTTCTCAAAAAAATACCTTAATTGAAAATGGTATTTTGAAAGGCTATATGCAAGATAAACTCAACGCACGTTTAATGGGCGTTGCGCCAACAGGAAATGGACGTCGAGAATCTTACGCCCACTTACCAATGCCAAGAATGACAAATACTTACTTGCAAGAAGGTAATGATGAGTTTGAAGCTATGATTGAGTCAGTGGATTTTGGCTTATATGCACCACACTTTAGTGGCGGACAAGTGGATATCACTTCAGGTAAATTTGTTTTCTCAACAGCGGAAGCCTATTTGATTGAAAAAGGTAGGATAACCAAACCAGTAACAGGTGCGACATTAATCGGTAGTGGTATTGAAGCAATGCAACAAGTGTCTATGGTCGGTAAAAATATGGAACTCGATCTTGGCATCGGAACTTGTGGAAAAGAAGGGCAAAGTGTACCTGTTGGGGTAGGGCAACCTACAGTGAAACTCGATAAAATTACCGTTGGTGGACGAGGGTAG
- the lysA gene encoding diaminopimelate decarboxylase yields MDYFNYTNQQLLVEGVPVEDIVSEFGTPAYIYSKATLERHWHAFDKAFGDHPHLICFAVKSNSNIAILNLMAKLGSGFDIVSQGELERVLAAGGDPKKIVFSGVAKSYAEIERALEVGIRCFNVESIPELERINQVAEKLGKIAPISLRVNPDVDAKTHPYISTGLKENKFGVSVNQAREVYQLAKQLPHIQIVGMDCHIGSQLTELQPFLDATDRLLVLMEQLQEDGITLHHLDLGGGLGVPYHTEQPPHPSEYVSALLDKFKDYPQLEIILEPGRAITANAGILVTKVEYLKQSEDRNFAIVDTGMNDMIRPALYDAYMQIIEVNRSLVREENTYDVVGPICETSDFLGKQRQLAIAQGDLIAVRSAGAYGSTMSSTYNSRPQAMEILVDGNQIHLIKARAEFSDLWRLERLLPES; encoded by the coding sequence ATGGATTATTTTAACTATACAAATCAGCAATTATTAGTCGAGGGTGTGCCTGTAGAGGATATTGTATCTGAATTTGGAACCCCTGCTTATATCTATTCCAAAGCAACCTTGGAACGTCATTGGCACGCTTTTGATAAGGCTTTTGGCGATCATCCTCATTTAATTTGTTTTGCTGTGAAGTCAAATTCGAATATCGCCATTTTAAATTTAATGGCTAAGTTAGGTTCAGGTTTTGATATTGTTTCACAAGGCGAGTTGGAGCGAGTACTAGCAGCAGGTGGTGATCCGAAAAAAATCGTATTTTCAGGCGTTGCAAAATCTTATGCAGAAATTGAGCGAGCTTTAGAAGTTGGGATTCGTTGCTTTAATGTAGAGTCAATTCCTGAATTAGAACGGATTAATCAAGTTGCCGAAAAGCTTGGTAAGATTGCACCAATTTCATTACGAGTGAATCCCGACGTGGATGCGAAAACGCACCCTTATATTTCAACAGGGCTAAAAGAAAATAAATTTGGTGTGAGTGTAAATCAAGCAAGGGAAGTTTATCAACTTGCGAAACAGTTACCGCATATTCAAATTGTTGGAATGGATTGTCATATCGGTTCTCAGCTAACAGAATTACAACCATTTTTAGATGCAACAGATCGTTTATTAGTTTTAATGGAACAGTTGCAAGAAGATGGTATTACTTTGCATCATTTAGACTTAGGTGGCGGATTGGGCGTACCTTATCATACCGAACAACCCCCTCATCCGAGCGAGTATGTTTCAGCGTTATTGGATAAATTTAAAGATTATCCACAACTGGAAATTATTTTAGAACCGGGTCGAGCGATTACCGCCAATGCGGGCATTTTAGTAACCAAAGTGGAATACTTAAAACAAAGTGAAGATCGTAATTTTGCCATTGTTGATACAGGTATGAACGATATGATCCGTCCTGCTTTGTACGATGCTTATATGCAAATTATCGAGGTAAACCGATCGCTTGTAAGGGAAGAAAATACCTATGACGTGGTGGGCCCTATTTGTGAAACCTCCGATTTTTTAGGTAAACAACGCCAATTAGCCATTGCACAAGGCGATTTAATTGCGGTACGGTCTGCGGGCGCTTATGGTTCAACCATGTCTTCAACTTATAACTCTCGTCCACAAGCAATGGAAATATTGGTGGATGGAAACCAAATACATTTAATCAAAGCACGTGCTGAATTTTCTGATTTATGGCGTTTAGAGCGACTGTTGCCCGAATCATAA
- the lptM gene encoding LPS translocon maturation chaperone LptM, with amino-acid sequence MKKFFFMAVLASFMLTACGVKGPLYFPEQPSETQTES; translated from the coding sequence ATGAAAAAGTTTTTCTTTATGGCAGTATTAGCTAGTTTTATGTTAACTGCTTGTGGTGTAAAAGGACCACTTTATTTCCCAGAACAACCATCAGAAACTCAAACTGAATCGTAA
- a CDS encoding zf-HC2 domain-containing protein, translating to MKNCKEITQLVSLSNEQKLALGQRCEISIHTLFCPYCRAFKKNNAQIRQLMQQFKQKEEE from the coding sequence ATGAAAAACTGCAAGGAAATTACCCAATTGGTTTCACTAAGTAATGAACAAAAACTGGCTTTGGGGCAACGATGTGAAATCAGTATTCATACTTTATTTTGCCCTTATTGCCGAGCATTTAAAAAAAACAATGCTCAGATTCGACAATTAATGCAACAATTTAAACAAAAAGAAGAGGAATAA
- a CDS encoding sigma-70 family RNA polymerase sigma factor, which translates to MQTENIDGLRNISPEQLENIRTQMIKFAVLQLKDVDLAEDVVQEAFLSAYKNIDSFKGSAALKTWIFAILKNKIIDLIRYKSRTVTASDIDDDDDTNAFFDEKDHWNLSYHEPNEWKNIQSSVHKKQFWVIFETCLTVLPAHQGRIFMMREYLEMDSHEICQECEISTSNLHVILYRARLQLQSCLSKNWFEEKS; encoded by the coding sequence ATGCAAACAGAAAACATAGATGGTTTGAGGAATATTTCTCCCGAACAATTAGAAAATATCCGTACGCAAATGATTAAATTTGCTGTGCTACAGCTTAAAGATGTTGATTTAGCTGAAGATGTTGTACAAGAGGCTTTTTTGAGTGCTTACAAAAACATAGACAGTTTTAAAGGAAGTGCTGCACTAAAAACATGGATATTTGCTATTTTAAAAAATAAAATTATTGATTTAATTCGTTATAAAAGTCGTACGGTTACGGCTTCAGATATAGATGATGACGATGACACAAATGCTTTTTTTGATGAAAAAGATCATTGGAATTTAAGTTATCATGAACCGAATGAATGGAAAAATATTCAAAGTAGTGTGCATAAAAAACAATTTTGGGTTATTTTTGAAACTTGTTTAACGGTATTACCCGCTCATCAAGGACGAATTTTTATGATGAGAGAATATTTGGAGATGGATAGTCACGAAATCTGTCAGGAATGTGAGATTTCTACGTCTAATCTACATGTCATTCTTTATCGTGCGAGATTACAACTACAGTCTTGTTTATCAAAAAATTGGTTTGAGGAAAAATCATGA
- the msrP gene encoding protein-methionine-sulfoxide reductase catalytic subunit MsrP — MRKLTENDITPEDIFYQRRKIITALGLGAASLALPKMSFATEQENLSTLDFKADKPSDLVLTPENKVTGYNNFYEFGVEKGSPAQYAKDFKVDPWKLEIGGEVENPFTLDYDQLFTQFALEERIYRFRCVEAWAMVIPWIGFELNKLLAKAKPTSRAKYVVFHTLHDPEQMPGQKNHFFGGGIEYPYVEGLTIAEAMNPLTLMSVGLYGKTLPPQNGAPIRLVVPWKYGFKSIKSIVKITLSETRPRTTWEKLAPQEYGFYANVNPNVDHPRWSQASERVIGSGGLLSVKRQPTLMFNGYEQEVAHLYKDLDLKVNY; from the coding sequence ATGAGAAAATTAACAGAAAATGATATAACGCCAGAAGATATTTTTTACCAAAGACGTAAAATTATTACCGCATTAGGATTAGGCGCAGCCTCCCTCGCTTTACCTAAAATGAGCTTTGCAACAGAGCAAGAAAACTTATCAACACTTGATTTCAAAGCAGACAAACCAAGTGATCTTGTACTCACACCAGAAAATAAAGTAACGGGCTATAATAATTTCTATGAATTTGGCGTTGAAAAAGGATCGCCTGCACAATATGCAAAAGACTTTAAAGTCGACCCTTGGAAATTAGAAATTGGTGGCGAAGTTGAAAATCCATTTACACTAGATTATGACCAACTCTTTACTCAATTTGCCCTTGAAGAAAGAATATATCGTTTCCGATGTGTTGAGGCTTGGGCTATGGTTATTCCGTGGATTGGGTTTGAACTCAATAAATTGCTTGCTAAAGCAAAACCAACAAGTCGTGCAAAATATGTGGTATTTCATACCTTACACGATCCAGAACAAATGCCTGGACAAAAAAATCATTTCTTTGGCGGTGGGATTGAATACCCTTACGTTGAAGGACTTACTATTGCAGAAGCCATGAATCCACTTACACTGATGTCTGTTGGGCTTTATGGCAAAACATTACCGCCACAAAATGGTGCGCCAATTCGACTTGTCGTACCGTGGAAATATGGATTTAAAAGTATTAAATCCATTGTCAAAATCACTTTATCAGAAACTCGACCTCGTACAACATGGGAAAAACTTGCTCCTCAAGAATACGGTTTTTATGCCAATGTAAATCCTAATGTCGATCACCCTCGTTGGTCACAAGCATCTGAACGAGTTATTGGTTCAGGCGGATTACTGAGTGTAAAACGTCAGCCTACGTTAATGTTTAATGGTTATGAGCAAGAGGTCGCTCATCTCTATAAAGATTTAGATTTGAAGGTAAATTATTAA
- a CDS encoding protein-methionine-sulfoxide reductase heme-binding subunit MsrQ — MLTKLRILIHLGCLLPLIWLASVLWIGDETTFGADPIKEIEHFLGYTAIIIFCIMFLLGIVLQIIQKNQYQILRRPLGLWAFAWAVLHVASYLFLELGLDLSLFFSEITTRPYLILGAIAFIILLIMSVTSLPYIKKSLGQYWFKVHQLAYVAIIVAGIHYYLSVKGVTLAPILIGITITFIVLWKYAGNKIILYIKSK, encoded by the coding sequence ATGCTGACGAAACTAAGAATACTTATCCATTTAGGTTGTTTATTGCCATTAATATGGCTTGCTAGCGTATTATGGATTGGTGATGAAACCACTTTTGGTGCGGATCCAATAAAAGAAATAGAACATTTCTTAGGATATACTGCCATTATTATTTTTTGTATCATGTTCCTACTGGGTATCGTGTTACAAATTATCCAAAAGAATCAATATCAAATTTTGCGACGCCCTTTAGGTCTGTGGGCTTTTGCTTGGGCTGTGTTACATGTTGCGAGTTATTTATTTTTGGAACTGGGATTAGATCTATCACTCTTTTTTAGTGAGATAACCACCCGTCCGTATCTCATTTTAGGTGCAATAGCATTTATTATCCTATTAATCATGTCAGTGACGTCTTTACCCTATATTAAAAAATCATTGGGTCAATATTGGTTCAAAGTACATCAATTAGCCTATGTGGCAATTATTGTTGCTGGTATTCATTACTACTTATCAGTTAAGGGAGTGACATTAGCACCAATCCTAATAGGCATAACAATCACATTTATTGTTTTGTGGAAATATGCTGGAAATAAAATAATCCTATATATAAAATCTAAATAA